In the Gossypium raimondii isolate GPD5lz chromosome 9, ASM2569854v1, whole genome shotgun sequence genome, one interval contains:
- the LOC105800676 gene encoding S-adenosylmethionine decarboxylase proenzyme 4 → MAVSGFEGFEKRLELHFFGDDSLSNINNNMGLRLLDFESIEQVLRAVQCTVVSAVGNHFFDAYVLSESSMFVYPTKIIIKTCGTTQLLKSVRPLTHFANKLNLKLCGCRYTRGSFIFPKSQPFPHTNFKEEVIYIEENLPKNLVYRKAAVMPSKNPCYSWHVFAAGDQNHRKKSNSDVTFEICMTELDRHLARKFYKKAGDCKTGDSAGKEMTVLTGIDDINPRAFICDFAFDPCGYSMNGIDGDRYSTIHVTPEDGYSYASFECVGSVYDDDVDIVETLKKAVQVFKPATVSVSTTSNSREVWTTVARAMEPLGLKCRTFAMDEFPAAGTVVFQTFTAARRK, encoded by the coding sequence ATGGCGGTTTCAGGGTTTGAAGGTTTTGAGAAGCGGTTGGAACTTCATTTCTTTGGTGATGATTCATTGAGTAATATAAACAACAATATGGGTCTTCGCTTACTTGATTTCGAATCAATCGAACAAGTCCTTCGTGCCGTCCAATGCACCGTCGTTTCTGCCGTCGgtaaccatttttttgatgctTACGTCTTGTCGGAATCGAGTATGTTCGTATATCCGACTAAGATTATAATCAAAACCTGTGGGACGACTCAGTTACTCAAATCGGTTCGTCCATTGACTCACTTTGCCAACAAGCTTAATCTTAAATTATGTGGGTGTCGATACACTAGGGGAAGTTTCATTTTCCCCAAATCTCAGCCTTTCCCTCATACGAATTTCAAAGAAGAAGTGATTTACATCGAAGAAAATCTCCCGAAAAATCTTGTTTATAGAAAAGCCGCCGTTATGCCGTCGAAAAATCCTTGTTATTCGTGGCATGTTTTCGCCGCCGGTGATCAAAACCACCGAAAGAAATCGAATTCCGATGTTACGTTTGAAATTTGTATGACGGAGCTTGACCGTCATCTGGCGCGTAAGTTTTACAAAAAAGCCGGGGATTGCAAAACAGGGGATTCGGCCGGGAAAGAGATGACGGTGTTGACCGGGATTGATGATATAAACCCTAGAGCTTTCATTTGTGATTTTGCGTTTGATCCTTGTGGGTATTCCATGAATGGCATCGACGGCGATCGTTACTCCACGATCCACGTCACACCTGAAGACGGGTATAGCTACGCGAGCTTCGAGTGCGTTGGCTCCGTTTACGATGACGATGTCGACATTGTTGAGACCTTGAAGAAAGCCGTTCAGGTTTTCAAGCCGGCGACGGTTTCCGTTTCAACGACGAGTAATAGCCGTGAAGTTTGGACGACGGTGGCGCGTGCTATGGAACCGTTGGGACTTAAATGTCGGACTTTTGCCATGGATGAGTTCCCCGCCGCCGGTACCGTTGTTTTCCAAACATTCACGGCGGCTCGCCGGAAATAA
- the LOC105800677 gene encoding probable protein phosphatase 2C 35, with product MGCVHGKCCTRYPSSSDGDSGRRREKRPYKCKHILTQRSLELVPVPSHNFTLQFSVLTQHGYYPDTVERENQDSFCIKTQLQGNPNIHFFGVFDGHGQYGAECSNFVKDRLVERLANDTTLLDDPLKAYNSAFLATNSELHDSEIDDTMSGTTAITVLVVGDTLYVANVGDSRAVIAVKDGDRILAEDLSEDQTPFRKDEYERVKLCGARVLSVDQVEGLKDPNIQNWGDEYSQGGDPPRLWVPDGMYPGTAFTRSVGDSTAEKIGVIAVPEISVVRLTCNHLFFVVASDGVFEFLSSRTVVNMAAEYADPRDACAAIAGESYKLWLDNENRTDDITIIIVQIKGLSNSGASATDNEVDCGPMLMKSIKGSFDTSSVSEPEETYGSVRTDLYDTQQSCQHSVSMNRSAAIVVPSPMMHQRPSQLDVG from the exons aTGGGGTGTGTTCATGGAAAGTGTTGTACTAGATATCCATCGTCATCTGATGGTGATTCAGGTCGCCGTAGAGAAAAGAGGCCTTACAAATGCAAACACATTCTTACACAAAGGTCATTGGAGTTGGTTCCTGTTCCATCTCACAACTTCACTTTGCAGTTCTCTGTCTTAACACAGCATGGTTATTATCCAGACACGGTTGAGAGGGAAAACCAGGATAGTTTCTGTATCAAAACACAACTTCAAGGTAACCCGAATATTCATTTCTTTGGTGTCTTTGATGGACATGGTCAATATGGTGCTGAATGTTCAAACTTTGTTAAGGATAGACTTGTAGAAAGATTAGCTAATGACACCACATTGTTGGATGATCCTTTAAAAGCTTATAATTCAGCTTTTTTAGCTACAAATTCTGAGTTACATGATAGTGAGATTGATGATACCATGAGTGGTACCACAGCAATAACTGTGCTTGTTGTTGGGGATACACTTTATGTTGCTAATGTGGGCGATTCAAGAGCTGTGATTGCTGTTAAGGATGGGGATCGAATTTTGGCTGAGGATTTATCTGAGGATCAAACACCATTTAGGAAAGATGAGTATGAAAGGGTGAAGCTTTGTGGTGCTAGGGTCTTGAGCGTTGATCAAGTGGAAGGCCTTAAAGACCCCAATATTCAAAATTGGGGCGACGAATATAGCCAAGGTGGTGATCCTCCGAGGTTGTGGGTTCCTGATGGAATGTATCCTGGGACTGCATTTACGAGGAGTGTAGGCGATAGTACAGCGGAGAAGATTGGTGTGATTGCTGTTCCTGAGATCTCGGTTGTTCGGCTTACGTGTAATCATCTATTCTTTGTTGTTGCAAGTGATGGAGTTTTCGAGTTTCTCTCTAGCAGAACTGTTGTCAACATG GCAGCGGAATATGCAGATCCTAGGGATGCTTGTGCTGCAATTGCTGGAGAATCCTACAAGCTTTGGTTGGATAATGAAAATCGGACCGATGATATTACAATCATCATTGTACAGATTAAAGGCTTGTCTAAT TCAGGTGCTAGTGCTACGGATAATGAAGTAGATTGCGGGCCAATGCTTATGAAGTCAATCAAGGGAAGTTTCGATACGAGCAGTGTCTCAGAGCCGGAAGAAACATATGGTTCGGTAAGAACTGATTTGTATGATACACAACAGTCTTGTCAACATAGTGTTTCGATGAATCGAAGTGCTGCCATTGTTGTTCCGTCACCAATGATGCATCAGAGACCTTCACAATTGGATGTGGGGTAA